A single genomic interval of Mucilaginibacter robiniae harbors:
- a CDS encoding aldo/keto reductase — protein sequence MKNFTAFGNAGLGTSHIASLGSAISLNEAHALFRKAFELQVNLIDTADTYGSGDAERLIARATQDQELKNYFFIVTKAGFRHLALPAFMSPLNQIGKKVLQKIVPQKNFSPQYLECSLHRSLKRLKTDNVGAFVLHEPLAGDYVPDESWRALERIREKGMAQLTGISSGDEQVVSAGIHSGQVQLVETPVSYCVPGSAVILNLCQQNNIPVIANQVFLPLNVISPAILIKIRQLLPAYGLEDTSLREIMIGYAQRKPAVKCVLFGTRKAAHLAHNAAAVNHSYPEPLFDEINHLIHSNQ from the coding sequence ATGAAAAATTTTACTGCATTTGGAAATGCAGGCTTAGGAACAAGTCATATAGCCTCTTTGGGCTCTGCTATTTCCTTAAATGAGGCTCATGCGCTTTTTCGTAAAGCCTTTGAACTCCAAGTAAACCTTATTGACACGGCTGATACTTATGGATCAGGCGATGCAGAGCGGTTAATTGCCCGAGCTACTCAGGATCAGGAGCTGAAAAATTACTTTTTTATTGTTACCAAAGCAGGTTTTCGTCATCTGGCCTTGCCTGCATTTATGTCGCCTTTAAATCAAATTGGCAAAAAAGTACTGCAGAAAATAGTACCGCAGAAAAACTTTTCGCCTCAGTATTTAGAATGTTCGCTACATAGAAGCCTAAAAAGGCTCAAAACTGATAATGTAGGAGCGTTTGTTTTGCATGAACCACTTGCTGGCGATTACGTACCCGACGAAAGCTGGCGCGCGTTGGAGCGCATCCGAGAAAAAGGTATGGCACAGCTAACTGGTATATCATCTGGCGATGAGCAAGTGGTAAGTGCAGGTATTCACAGCGGTCAGGTACAACTGGTGGAAACGCCTGTTTCTTACTGTGTTCCTGGTTCAGCAGTCATACTAAATCTGTGTCAGCAAAATAATATTCCGGTTATTGCTAATCAGGTTTTCTTGCCCCTCAATGTTATTAGCCCGGCTATACTAATAAAAATTCGTCAACTACTGCCAGCTTATGGTTTAGAAGATACCTCACTTCGTGAAATCATGATTGGATATGCTCAACGAAAGCCAGCTGTTAAATGCGTGCTTTTCGGAACTAGAAAAGCTGCCCATTTAGCCCATAATGCAGCAGCGGTAAACCATTCGTACCCTGAACCGTTGTTTGATGAAATCAATCACCTTATCCATTCTAACCAATGA